In the Alphaproteobacteria bacterium genome, GTCGCCGTGTTGTTGGTTTTGTTCGACGATGTCGAAAACCCTACACTACCTGGGGTACCCGGCCTAGGCGGCGATCCGAAGCACCCTCAATCTCCTGCCCCGGAATCGCTGGGGTTAAAGCAGCGCGAACACGCGGGCGATAGAGCGGCTTGATGATACCGCCTCGGCCGCCTAACATGTTAGAATGGCGACCGCGACCCGCAAAGCGCCCTATGCATTTCTCCCCCTTCTGCCGCGGCAGGGGCGCGGCGGCACTGTGCAGCGCGTCCAGGACGTCATTCGCGGCGCGATCGTTCGGCTTGAGCTCCCACCCGGAACCGCGATCGACAAGGCCGCGCTGTGCGCACGCCTCGGCGTCTCGCGCTTCCCGGTGTCGGAGGCGCTCGGACGGCTTGCCGCCGAAGGATTGGTCGAGGTGCTGCCACAGCGTGGCACCCGTGTTGCACGCATCGATCTCGCCGATTGCCGGCAGGCGATGTTCATCCGCCGTGCGCTTGAGATCGAAACGGTGCGCGCGGTCGCGCCGCGCGCCGACGCGGGGCTTCTCGCCGCGCTCGACCGGAACCTGCGCGAGCAGGACGGCGCGCTCGGGGCCGACGACGTCAACCGCTTCCATCAGCTCGACCTTGAAATGCATGAGCTCCTGCTCGGCTTTCTCGGATACGAGCGGGTGAAGCATACGGTCGAGGCTGCGCGTGCGAACCTCGACCGGGCGCGGCTGTTCATGTGCACCCCGGCGCGGCAGGCCTCGACGTCCGGTGAGCACGGGGCAATCGTTGCGGCCTTGAAGAAACGCGATCCCGACGCAGCGGCTGCGGCCATGGAAGCTCATCTCGACGCCGTCATGGCGGAACTGCTCAGTGTCGCCGAACGCAATCCGGATGCCATCGCGGCCCCGGCAGGCGCGACCGCCGCGGCCTGACGCTGTCCGGCAAACCTTCCGAAGTCATTGGAACCAAACCGGATCGGTTATGGTTTACGGCCCGTTAACGGCCTTCTTGCAGGATGGCCGTGCGGGCCGGGGCCGGCATTCGGGAGTTTCTTCATGTTGTTGCATCCGCTTTCTCCGGCCGACGCTCCGCCGCTTGGCGACATGCCGCTGGCGCCGTTCGCCATGACCAAGCGTACCGAGGCGGATCTGGCTCAGGCGATGGTGGAACACCTGAAGGAGGCTGCACCCGCTTCCGGCTCCGAGGCGCTGGACGTCCTGCGGCGCGCCTTTCCGGACACCCCCCTGAGCGCGCGGGTCACCGCCTTCGCCTCGCTGATGCGGCGGTAGCGCGTGATCCCGAAAAGTGGGAACCGGTTTTCCGACAAGATCACGCGCAGACCAAGGGTTCACATTCCCAGATAAGCCTGCCGCACCCGGTCATCGGCGAGAAGCTCGTCGCCCGATCCCGACAACGTGATGCGGCCGTTCTCCAGCACGTAGGCGCGGCTCGCGAGCTTGAGCGAGACCGCGACGTTCTGCTCGACCAGCACGCAGGTGAGCCCCTGCGCGCTGAGATCGCGGATCGCTGCAAGCACGTGCTGCACGATCGTGGGCGCAAGGCCGAGCGACGGCTCGTCGAACATCACGAGTTCCGGCGCACCCATCAGGCAACGCCCGATCGCAAGCATCTGCTGCTCGCCGCCCGAGAGCGTGCCGGCGGCCTGCCGTAGCCGCTCCTTGAGGCGCGGAAACATCGCGAGCACGCGCTCGCGGTTTTGTTCGCGGCCGGCCCGGGCGCGCGGGAGCATCGCGCCCATGTCGAGATTTTCCGAAACCGTGAGAGTGGGGAAGACCTGGCGGCCCTCGGCGACCTGTCCGATCCCGAGATTGCACACGCGGAAGCTCGGGAGACCCGCAATATCGTCGCCGCGATAGCGGATCGTGCCCGACGCGGGCCGCAGCATTCCGGCGATGGTGCGGATCAGCGAGGTCTTGCCGGCGCCGTTCGCTCCGACGATTGCAACGATCGCGCCCTGCTCCACATCGAGCGAGACTCCATCGAGCGCCTGCGCGTCGCCGTAGAACACGTCGAGGTTCTCGACGGAGAGCATGCTCAAAGGGCCTCCGCACCGAGATAGGACTCGATCACGGCCGGCTCGCGGGTAACTTCGGCGGGCGTGCCGAGCGCGATCGGCGCACCATGGTGCAGCACCAGCACGCGGTTCGCGAGCGCCATTACGGCGCGCATCACATGCTCGATCAGCAGAACGGTGAGGCCCTGCGCATTCAGCTCCCGCAAGATCGCCACCATCCGGTCGGTCTCGGTCGGGCGCAGTCCGGCCATCACCTCGTCGAGCAGCAGAAGCTGAGGCGCGGTCGCGAGTGCGCGCGCGACCTCAAGCCGCTTGCGGTCCGGCAAGGTGAGCGATTTCGCCACGCGTTGGCGCTTGTCGAATAGATCGAGCCGCCGCAGCACCTCGTGTGCGGTTTCCCGTGCACGCGCGGTATCCGCTGTGCGCAAGAGCGCGCCGACCATGACGTTCTCTTCCACGGTCAGTGCCGGAAACGGGCGCACGATCTGAAAGGTGCGCGCGATGCCACGCCGACATACTTCGTCGGGCCGCAAGCCATCGATGCGCTCGCCCGCAAAGGCGATCTCGCCTTCGTCCGGTTTGAGCGCGCCAGCGATCATGTTGAACAGCGTGGTCTTGCCTGCGCCGTTCGGGCCGATGACCGCGAAGATCTCGCCCTTCGCGACCTCGCAGCTCACGCGATCGACCGCGACCAGCCCGCGAAAGCGCTTCGACGCGCCGGCGATCGAGAAGAACGCGCTCATGGGCGCTCCAACCGCAACCGCCGTGCAAGCCACGGCCAGATGCCGTCGGGCAGCGCCAGCACCACCACGAGCAGGCACACGCCGTAGAACACCTGCTTCGCCCCCGGCACGTCGATGCCGAGCCCATGCAGGAGTTCGGTCATGCCTTCGGAAAGACCGGTCAGCACGAACGCGCCGAGGATCGGCCCGAAAAGCGTCCCGATCCCGCCGATGATCGGCGCGAGGATCAGCTCGATCGAGCGCGAGATGTGAAACACCTGCTCGGGAAACAGATTGTTGTAGTAGAACGCGAAGAAAACGCCTGCGACCGCCGTCATGCCGGCAGAGATCACCACTGCGAGCATCTTGTAGCGGAACGTATCGATGCCGAGCGCGCGCGCGGCTTCCTCGTCCTCGCGGATCGCCCGCCAGAAGTAGCCCATGCGGCTGCGCAGTAGAAATTGGCACAACAGAAACGCTGCGGCGGTGAACGCGAGCATCACGTAATAAAACATGACCGGCTTGCCGCGCAGGTTCCACAGATCGTTGTGTGCGTACTGCGCGACCGGGAGAAAGAGCCCGGCCGAGCCGCCGGTATAGCCGATGTGATCGAAACCGATGCGCGCGAACTCGGCGAACGCGATGGTGAGGATCGCGAAGTACACACCCGCAACGCCGAAGCGAAACGCCAGGAAGCCGATGACCGCGCCGCAGATCATTGCGACCGGCACGGCCACCAGCAGACCGATCCAGGGGCCGATCCCAAAGTGCACGTAAAGCGCCGCCGCCGTGTAGGCGCCGAGCCCGACATAGATCGCGTGGCCGAGCGAGAGCTGACCCGCGAAGCCCATCATGATGTTCCAGGCCTGCCCGGCGTAGGCGAAATAGAGAATGAGGATCAGGATTGTGAGCAGGTAGTCGTTCACGAAATGCGGCACGACGATCAGGGCGGCAAGCAGGAGCGCAAGCAATGCAAGACCGCGTTTCGAAGCACCGCCGAGCGTCATGACGCGCGCCTTCCGAGCAGTCCCTGCGGCCGGAACAGCAGCACCAGCACCAGGATCGCGAACGCGAACATGCTCTTGGCGGATGGCGTGAACAGAAGACCCGCCATCGCCTCGGTCAGCCCGATCAGCACTCCGCCGAGTAGCGCG is a window encoding:
- a CDS encoding branched-chain amino acid ABC transporter permease, coding for MTLGGASKRGLALLALLLAALIVVPHFVNDYLLTILILILYFAYAGQAWNIMMGFAGQLSLGHAIYVGLGAYTAAALYVHFGIGPWIGLLVAVPVAMICGAVIGFLAFRFGVAGVYFAILTIAFAEFARIGFDHIGYTGGSAGLFLPVAQYAHNDLWNLRGKPVMFYYVMLAFTAAAFLLCQFLLRSRMGYFWRAIREDEEAARALGIDTFRYKMLAVVISAGMTAVAGVFFAFYYNNLFPEQVFHISRSIELILAPIIGGIGTLFGPILGAFVLTGLSEGMTELLHGLGIDVPGAKQVFYGVCLLVVVLALPDGIWPWLARRLRLERP
- a CDS encoding GntR family transcriptional regulator, which produces MATATRKAPYAFLPLLPRQGRGGTVQRVQDVIRGAIVRLELPPGTAIDKAALCARLGVSRFPVSEALGRLAAEGLVEVLPQRGTRVARIDLADCRQAMFIRRALEIETVRAVAPRADAGLLAALDRNLREQDGALGADDVNRFHQLDLEMHELLLGFLGYERVKHTVEAARANLDRARLFMCTPARQASTSGEHGAIVAALKKRDPDAAAAAMEAHLDAVMAELLSVAERNPDAIAAPAGATAAA
- a CDS encoding ABC transporter ATP-binding protein → MLSVENLDVFYGDAQALDGVSLDVEQGAIVAIVGANGAGKTSLIRTIAGMLRPASGTIRYRGDDIAGLPSFRVCNLGIGQVAEGRQVFPTLTVSENLDMGAMLPRARAGREQNRERVLAMFPRLKERLRQAAGTLSGGEQQMLAIGRCLMGAPELVMFDEPSLGLAPTIVQHVLAAIRDLSAQGLTCVLVEQNVAVSLKLASRAYVLENGRITLSGSGDELLADDRVRQAYLGM
- a CDS encoding ABC transporter ATP-binding protein, whose protein sequence is MSAFFSIAGASKRFRGLVAVDRVSCEVAKGEIFAVIGPNGAGKTTLFNMIAGALKPDEGEIAFAGERIDGLRPDEVCRRGIARTFQIVRPFPALTVEENVMVGALLRTADTARARETAHEVLRRLDLFDKRQRVAKSLTLPDRKRLEVARALATAPQLLLLDEVMAGLRPTETDRMVAILRELNAQGLTVLLIEHVMRAVMALANRVLVLHHGAPIALGTPAEVTREPAVIESYLGAEAL